The Raoultibacter phocaeensis genome contains a region encoding:
- a CDS encoding corrinoid protein encodes MTVVEDISSAVQRGKKKEVKPLVQQAIDEGVDPAVILNEGLIDAMAIIGEKFSAGEVFVPEMLVAARAMSAGTEILKPHLAGESAEPLGKAVIGTVKGDMHDIGKNLVRMMIESKGFEVTDLGVDVAPETFVSFLQEHEDVDIVCCSALLTTTMPAISATIQAIEDAGLRDSVKIMIGGAPVTQAFADEVGADAYTADAGAAAVRAAELVSQS; translated from the coding sequence ATGACTGTTGTGGAAGATATTTCGAGTGCGGTGCAGCGCGGCAAGAAGAAAGAGGTCAAACCCCTCGTCCAGCAAGCGATCGACGAAGGTGTCGATCCCGCGGTGATTCTCAACGAAGGGCTCATTGACGCAATGGCGATAATCGGCGAGAAATTCTCCGCAGGCGAGGTGTTCGTTCCCGAAATGCTCGTCGCCGCACGCGCGATGAGTGCGGGAACCGAGATTCTCAAACCCCATCTTGCGGGGGAAAGCGCGGAGCCGTTGGGTAAAGCCGTCATTGGCACCGTCAAAGGCGATATGCACGATATAGGCAAGAACCTCGTGCGCATGATGATCGAGAGCAAGGGCTTCGAGGTTACTGATCTCGGAGTCGATGTGGCGCCCGAAACGTTCGTGAGCTTCTTACAGGAGCACGAAGACGTCGATATCGTGTGCTGTTCGGCGTTGCTCACGACTACCATGCCGGCGATTTCGGCCACCATCCAGGCTATCGAGGATGCGGGCTTGCGCGACAGCGTCAAGATCATGATCGGAGGAGCGCCGGTAACCCAGGCGTTTGCCGACGAGGTAGGGGCCGATGCGTACACAGCGGATGCGGGTGCCGCTGCGGTACGCGCAGCCGAGCTCGTAAGCCAATCCTGA
- a CDS encoding uroporphyrinogen decarboxylase family protein, with protein sequence MNMRQWIAATIAAERKKALPVLSFPAVQLMDITVRDLIGSSDYQARAMRLIAERVNSAASVSFMDLSVEAEAFGSRIVVSDEEVPTVVGSIVGEDSVIEDLAIPSVGAGRTGLYLGAIESVIPQIVDRPVFAGIIGPFSLAGRLMDVTEVMMLCYDEPELVHGVLRKCTDFLVEYARAYKDVGAHGVVMAEPLAGLLSPSLAEEFSSTYVRRIVDAVQDDAFAVIYHNCGGGVVKSIDSIIETGAWGFHFGNAIDMAEVAPLVPADRLVMGNVDPAGEIRNGTPESVRAKTFEILERCAQYPNFIISTGCDIPPMAPWENIEAFFFAVEEFYDEKTTTE encoded by the coding sequence ATGAATATGAGGCAATGGATTGCCGCCACCATCGCGGCTGAAAGGAAGAAGGCGCTGCCCGTCTTGTCGTTTCCCGCAGTTCAGCTAATGGATATCACTGTGCGGGATCTTATCGGCTCGTCTGATTACCAAGCCCGTGCCATGCGCTTGATCGCAGAGCGCGTCAACAGCGCTGCTTCGGTGTCGTTCATGGACCTGTCGGTGGAGGCGGAGGCGTTTGGAAGTCGTATCGTGGTATCCGACGAGGAGGTCCCCACGGTCGTCGGTTCCATTGTCGGCGAAGATTCTGTTATCGAAGACCTTGCGATTCCCTCGGTCGGTGCCGGACGCACGGGGTTGTATCTCGGTGCGATAGAAAGCGTGATCCCCCAGATTGTCGACCGCCCCGTCTTCGCGGGCATCATCGGCCCGTTCTCCCTTGCTGGAAGGCTTATGGATGTAACCGAGGTGATGATGCTGTGCTATGACGAGCCAGAGTTGGTGCACGGTGTGCTCAGGAAGTGCACCGATTTCCTCGTCGAGTACGCACGCGCATACAAAGACGTGGGAGCTCACGGTGTCGTCATGGCGGAGCCTTTGGCGGGGCTTCTATCACCGAGTTTGGCGGAGGAGTTCTCGTCGACCTATGTTCGCCGCATCGTTGATGCGGTGCAGGATGATGCTTTTGCGGTGATCTACCACAACTGCGGAGGCGGGGTGGTCAAATCGATCGATTCGATCATCGAAACGGGCGCTTGGGGATTCCACTTCGGCAATGCTATCGATATGGCCGAGGTCGCACCGCTTGTTCCTGCCGATCGTCTCGTGATGGGAAACGTCGATCCTGCGGGAGAAATCAGAAACGGAACTCCCGAAAGCGTTCGTGCGAAGACCTTCGAGATTCTCGAACGCTGTGCGCAGTATCCCAATTTCATCATTTCGACGGGATGCGATATCCCCCCGATGGCGCCGTGGGAGAACATCGAGGCATTCTTTTTCGCAGTCGAAGAGTTCTACGACGAGAAGACGACGACCGAGTAG
- a CDS encoding molybdopterin-containing oxidoreductase family protein — protein sequence MSEDTFYKKAEVVKLDTLSDVNDIGKPWRYEEDGLTVTRTSPWSPPGCHPVGCGLKLYVNDEGKLVKVEGDENNPVTQGRLCPRCIALKDYIYNPARLLHPMKRDPKDRGNADAWEQISWDEAFAIIKKEYDRITAAYGRESIVVFAGTGREGGTFAPYGTMCFGTPNFCYTQSGYACYTPRLAAIAYIAGTTYPEWDYAGALPGRWDDERYELTECLVVWGKAPLESNPDGFFGHAVIDAMRRGTRLIVIDPRVNWLATRADIHLQLRAGTDTAMGMAWLNIIINEDLYDHDFVEYWCYGFEQLAERVQEMPPEKAAEICDVPVEKIYAAARMYAQAKPAAIQWGLAADQKTDGMQNGQVTVDLMAITGNLDVPGGQILPGTGAGHNESGFGFEKGVGEELQKKMIGLEQYPAYCMIILNAHADLMLHALETGDPYPIKMGFYAGNNLMSCTSMEPKRWHDAIVKSLEFCIGFDTFMNPSIEASCDIFLPLSTVAEREGTVFTHYAPCTVTAGFMHKAIEVGETMTDFELCYELGRRLRPEVWEEFASAKEFMEALRLGRREQGKYFDEVSQNVVCQIPVDYYKYERGEMRQDGQPGFATPTGRVELWSTAFNQFGDDPLPYFLEPEFGPSNPELMKEYPFILTTGARTTAFFHSEHRQIAYLRELNPDPIVEINPAVAKELGITDGQWVRMKSPFGECVEKARITETVDEKTIHAQHAWWFPEEDGNEPNLYGNFRSNINNLLPNDHYGKLGFGAPNKCLVCSVEPISENYDTDMDLIWDKFGKLV from the coding sequence ATGAGCGAAGACACGTTTTACAAAAAAGCGGAAGTAGTCAAGCTCGACACGCTTTCGGATGTGAACGACATCGGAAAGCCCTGGCGCTACGAGGAGGACGGCTTGACCGTGACACGGACAAGTCCCTGGTCGCCTCCCGGATGCCATCCGGTAGGCTGCGGCCTTAAACTTTACGTGAACGATGAGGGCAAATTGGTGAAAGTGGAGGGCGACGAGAACAATCCGGTTACCCAAGGCCGCCTGTGCCCGCGGTGCATCGCGTTGAAAGACTACATCTACAACCCCGCGCGCTTGCTTCATCCCATGAAGCGCGATCCGAAGGATCGTGGTAACGCGGATGCGTGGGAGCAGATAAGCTGGGATGAGGCGTTTGCCATCATCAAGAAGGAGTACGATCGCATCACGGCAGCATACGGTCGCGAGAGCATCGTCGTGTTCGCAGGCACCGGGCGCGAGGGCGGCACGTTCGCCCCGTACGGAACCATGTGCTTCGGAACCCCGAACTTCTGCTATACGCAATCGGGCTATGCATGCTACACGCCGCGCCTGGCTGCCATCGCCTATATTGCGGGCACGACGTATCCCGAATGGGATTACGCAGGAGCCCTTCCCGGACGATGGGACGACGAGCGCTACGAGCTCACCGAGTGTCTTGTCGTGTGGGGCAAGGCACCGCTCGAGTCGAACCCAGACGGATTTTTCGGCCACGCGGTCATCGACGCGATGCGCCGCGGCACCCGCCTCATCGTCATCGACCCCCGCGTCAACTGGCTTGCGACCCGAGCGGACATCCACTTGCAGCTGCGTGCCGGGACCGACACGGCCATGGGCATGGCGTGGTTGAACATCATCATCAACGAGGATCTGTACGACCATGATTTCGTCGAATACTGGTGTTACGGATTCGAGCAGCTCGCCGAGCGCGTGCAGGAGATGCCGCCTGAGAAGGCAGCCGAGATCTGCGACGTGCCGGTTGAGAAGATCTACGCTGCTGCGCGCATGTACGCCCAAGCAAAGCCTGCGGCCATCCAATGGGGCCTTGCAGCCGACCAGAAAACCGACGGCATGCAAAACGGCCAGGTAACGGTCGACCTCATGGCCATAACGGGCAATCTCGACGTTCCCGGGGGCCAGATTCTTCCCGGTACCGGTGCTGGCCACAACGAATCGGGCTTCGGCTTCGAGAAAGGCGTCGGCGAGGAACTCCAAAAGAAAATGATCGGTCTCGAGCAGTACCCGGCGTACTGCATGATCATCCTGAACGCCCACGCCGATCTTATGTTGCATGCGCTTGAAACGGGAGACCCGTATCCCATCAAGATGGGCTTCTATGCGGGCAACAACCTCATGAGCTGCACATCGATGGAGCCGAAGCGCTGGCATGACGCTATCGTGAAATCACTCGAATTCTGCATCGGATTCGATACGTTCATGAACCCGTCTATCGAAGCTTCGTGCGATATCTTCCTACCGCTTTCGACGGTTGCCGAACGCGAGGGAACCGTGTTTACCCACTACGCCCCGTGCACGGTGACGGCAGGCTTTATGCACAAAGCCATCGAGGTGGGCGAGACCATGACCGATTTCGAACTGTGCTACGAGCTCGGTCGTCGCTTGCGCCCCGAAGTATGGGAGGAATTCGCATCGGCGAAGGAATTCATGGAGGCTCTTCGACTGGGCCGTCGTGAACAGGGAAAGTACTTCGACGAGGTGTCCCAGAACGTGGTATGCCAGATTCCCGTAGACTATTATAAGTACGAGCGCGGCGAGATGCGTCAAGATGGTCAGCCCGGCTTCGCTACACCGACAGGGCGCGTCGAGCTCTGGTCGACAGCGTTCAACCAATTCGGCGACGACCCGCTCCCTTACTTCCTCGAACCCGAATTCGGGCCGTCGAATCCCGAGCTTATGAAGGAGTACCCCTTTATCCTGACGACGGGTGCTCGTACGACGGCATTCTTCCATTCGGAGCACCGCCAGATCGCGTATCTGCGTGAGCTCAACCCCGATCCGATCGTTGAGATCAATCCCGCGGTTGCAAAAGAACTCGGCATAACCGATGGGCAGTGGGTGCGTATGAAGAGTCCATTCGGCGAGTGCGTCGAAAAGGCGCGCATCACCGAAACCGTTGACGAGAAGACCATCCATGCACAGCATGCTTGGTGGTTCCCCGAAGAGGACGGCAATGAACCGAACTTGTACGGCAACTTCCGCTCCAACATCAACAACCTTCTTCCCAACGACCATTACGGAAAACTCGGTTTCGGTGCTCCCAACAAGTGCTTGGTCTGCAGCGTGGAGCCCATTTCCGAGAATTACGACACCGACATGGATCTGATTTGGGACAAATTCGGAAAGCTGGTGTAG
- a CDS encoding oxidoreductase encodes MTTYGLLIDYEFCTNCGSCQVSCKEEHAYPVGKTGIKVLSDGPWKIDDEHWNWNYFPVLTDLCDLCAERAAVGREPMCVHHCLANIITYGPVEELAKKLEEKPKQFLMVPEFNPIVSRGKFVPTGKSKHQAAHIEVQGTGKASYAVHRHDTKVGEIDETAELGD; translated from the coding sequence ATGACGACGTACGGACTATTGATTGATTACGAATTCTGCACGAACTGCGGTTCTTGCCAGGTTTCGTGCAAAGAGGAACACGCTTACCCTGTGGGCAAAACCGGCATTAAGGTTTTGTCCGACGGTCCGTGGAAGATTGATGACGAGCATTGGAACTGGAATTATTTCCCAGTGCTGACCGATTTATGCGACCTGTGCGCCGAGCGCGCGGCCGTAGGGCGCGAGCCGATGTGCGTACACCATTGTCTGGCAAACATCATAACGTACGGACCGGTCGAAGAGCTTGCCAAGAAACTCGAAGAGAAGCCGAAACAATTTCTCATGGTTCCCGAATTCAACCCCATCGTCTCCCGCGGAAAGTTCGTTCCGACGGGGAAGAGCAAACATCAGGCGGCCCACATCGAGGTTCAGGGTACCGGCAAGGCATCCTACGCCGTTCATCGGCACGATACCAAGGTGGGCGAAATCGACGAAACGGCCGAGCTTGGCGACTAG
- a CDS encoding FKBP-type peptidyl-prolyl cis-trans isomerase produces the protein MGDTNRIGRVASIRYRGGVKGEEPADDHSTGAPLEIVLGDMRVPRGIEEAVSDMQVGEQREVEIPCELGYGRYQEKLASWRPKSMVDDGYRLKVGDVIFWTNPDDGRKMPVWVVDETEDNIRLDFNHPFAGKTLVYWIELVDLK, from the coding sequence ATGGGCGATACGAACAGAATAGGCAGAGTAGCCTCGATTCGATACCGAGGTGGCGTGAAGGGCGAAGAACCCGCCGATGATCATTCGACGGGCGCACCGCTTGAGATAGTGCTCGGCGACATGAGGGTACCGCGAGGCATCGAAGAGGCCGTTTCCGACATGCAGGTCGGCGAGCAACGGGAAGTTGAGATACCTTGCGAGTTGGGGTACGGCCGCTATCAGGAAAAGCTTGCCAGCTGGCGGCCGAAATCCATGGTTGACGACGGGTACCGCCTCAAAGTCGGGGACGTCATATTCTGGACGAACCCAGACGACGGCCGTAAGATGCCGGTTTGGGTGGTAGATGAGACCGAAGACAACATTCGGCTCGATTTCAACCATCCGTTTGCCGGAAAGACGCTCGTATATTGGATCGAACTCGTCGATTTGAAATAG
- a CDS encoding DUF169 domain-containing protein, with the protein MTIKPLEHDFSVFEKLGFEDPPVGVKFEYFKPNSIERLDRSLAMCEMVKEAQLRDSAFYMDEGNENCMGKGAMGMMPEDPSWACAGLIGERMGIFKDAGANMRCMQHYTTFDKGAVNYVAFAQLSALDFEPDLMVFSGPMETCEIVLRAMAYSTGEMYESKATPVFQCSWLYSYPQLTGKVNYIVMGTGHGTTARETYKSGTVLVSVPSPWFPVILENLASMELVPRAWSVGREAWLEEEGALYGKLAADAETSGE; encoded by the coding sequence ATGACTATCAAACCGCTCGAGCACGATTTCTCCGTTTTTGAAAAGCTCGGTTTCGAAGATCCCCCTGTCGGAGTTAAATTCGAGTACTTCAAGCCTAATTCTATCGAACGTCTCGATCGCTCGCTCGCGATGTGCGAGATGGTGAAAGAAGCCCAGCTAAGAGACAGCGCTTTCTACATGGACGAGGGCAACGAGAACTGTATGGGCAAAGGGGCCATGGGGATGATGCCAGAAGATCCGAGCTGGGCCTGTGCCGGCTTGATCGGAGAACGCATGGGCATCTTCAAAGATGCTGGAGCCAACATGCGTTGCATGCAGCACTATACGACATTCGACAAGGGGGCGGTGAACTATGTTGCCTTCGCTCAGCTTTCCGCGCTCGATTTCGAACCCGATCTAATGGTGTTCAGCGGGCCGATGGAAACCTGCGAGATTGTTCTGCGGGCGATGGCGTATTCTACGGGCGAGATGTACGAATCTAAGGCAACGCCGGTGTTTCAGTGTTCGTGGCTGTACTCGTATCCCCAGTTGACAGGCAAGGTCAATTATATCGTTATGGGCACAGGGCACGGTACGACCGCACGCGAGACGTACAAGTCGGGAACGGTTCTCGTTTCGGTTCCTTCTCCGTGGTTTCCGGTGATTCTCGAAAATCTTGCAAGTATGGAGCTCGTCCCCCGTGCATGGTCAGTGGGGCGTGAAGCGTGGCTCGAAGAAGAGGGTGCCCTATACGGAAAGCTTGCAGCCGACGCGGAAACGAGCGGCGAGTGA
- the tig gene encoding trigger factor, translated as MKVTDKKLDDGRIQLEAVATPEEVDQALNAAEYGFAQQMNLRPVQGKSIEQIAEDQLGIKDLASIVEPQATEMLVPFAIDKKNIIPSYPPKATAKSPLKRGQSFTFTTTVAPRPDYELSSYDPVSITVAPFEIDPAEVENEIARMADQFAEFVTDDPHPVQSGDHCMLAIEATKDGETMQGLTTDGRTYTAGAGLMPDGFDENVIGMDVGETKSFSFTGPGFDDQGNQVDETIDCTVTVKEIQKRVIPTITDEWVKKNMPLYRDAEALRGSIKERIEKGRAAEYENYKRQVAASELAKRFQGRIADEVYEAMQQTMLGNIRGELQQQGMTFEQFVEQNGGEQQFNMMLMMQIRETLVQGYALDALFRHEGLVVSDEDIDDACRLMNAQNPKMARDQMEKSGRGFALREIAERMKANKWLLDHADVTVAEPQK; from the coding sequence ATGAAGGTAACCGATAAGAAACTTGACGACGGCAGGATTCAGCTCGAGGCCGTCGCGACGCCGGAAGAGGTCGACCAGGCGCTTAACGCTGCCGAATACGGGTTCGCCCAGCAGATGAACCTGAGGCCGGTACAGGGCAAATCCATCGAGCAAATCGCCGAAGACCAGCTCGGCATCAAGGACCTTGCTTCGATCGTCGAGCCGCAGGCAACCGAGATGCTCGTGCCGTTCGCCATCGATAAGAAGAACATCATTCCGTCGTATCCTCCGAAGGCAACGGCGAAGAGCCCCTTGAAGCGCGGCCAGAGCTTTACGTTCACCACGACTGTGGCGCCTCGCCCCGATTACGAACTGAGCTCCTATGACCCGGTTTCGATCACGGTTGCTCCGTTCGAGATCGATCCTGCAGAGGTGGAAAACGAAATCGCCCGCATGGCCGACCAGTTCGCCGAGTTCGTGACCGACGACCCGCATCCGGTTCAGTCGGGCGATCACTGCATGCTCGCCATCGAGGCGACTAAGGATGGAGAGACCATGCAGGGCCTTACGACCGACGGCCGCACCTACACTGCAGGCGCCGGCCTCATGCCCGACGGTTTCGACGAGAATGTGATCGGAATGGACGTGGGGGAGACGAAATCCTTTTCGTTCACGGGTCCCGGCTTTGACGATCAGGGCAATCAGGTTGACGAGACCATCGATTGCACTGTTACGGTAAAGGAGATCCAAAAGCGCGTCATTCCCACCATCACCGACGAATGGGTGAAGAAGAACATGCCGCTGTACCGCGATGCCGAGGCGTTGCGCGGCAGCATTAAAGAGCGCATCGAGAAGGGACGCGCGGCAGAGTACGAGAACTACAAGCGCCAGGTGGCCGCTTCCGAGCTTGCGAAGCGCTTCCAGGGCCGTATTGCCGACGAGGTGTACGAGGCCATGCAGCAGACGATGCTCGGCAACATCCGCGGCGAGCTGCAGCAGCAGGGTATGACTTTCGAGCAGTTCGTCGAGCAGAACGGCGGCGAACAGCAGTTCAACATGATGCTCATGATGCAGATCCGCGAGACGCTCGTGCAGGGCTACGCTCTCGATGCGCTGTTCCGCCATGAGGGTCTGGTCGTATCCGATGAGGACATCGACGATGCATGCAGGCTCATGAACGCTCAAAATCCGAAGATGGCCCGCGATCAGATGGAGAAGTCCGGCCGCGGTTTTGCGCTACGCGAAATCGCCGAGCGCATGAAGGCCAACAAGTGGCTGCTCGATCACGCCGACGTGACGGTTGCCGAGCCGCAGAAGTAG
- a CDS encoding DUF2284 domain-containing protein, with protein MEAIASGSSPLENRGSEPSIKLIGIARDAGFDTVGSLDASHLVVRPEVRAMCAVDRCHAYGKNWVCPPACGSLDTYAALIADRGTAIVVQTVARLEDEFDIEGMQEAEVLHKQRFAHFAQAVRTTLSAASGKGDSPGEAAKAAGEPLFLAAGTCTLCPTCTYPDAPCRFPTSAFVSLEAAGLVVSEVCESAGIPYYHGKGTLAYTSCVLV; from the coding sequence ATGGAAGCCATCGCAAGCGGCAGCTCTCCCCTGGAAAACCGCGGATCCGAACCGTCGATCAAGCTGATCGGGATCGCACGGGATGCGGGGTTCGATACGGTTGGATCGCTAGACGCATCGCACCTTGTCGTCAGACCCGAAGTGCGTGCCATGTGCGCAGTCGACCGATGCCATGCGTACGGTAAAAATTGGGTGTGTCCGCCCGCTTGCGGAAGCCTCGATACGTACGCAGCGCTCATCGCCGACCGTGGAACCGCAATCGTCGTGCAGACGGTCGCTCGCCTCGAAGACGAGTTCGACATCGAGGGAATGCAGGAAGCCGAAGTGCTTCACAAACAGCGGTTTGCGCATTTCGCCCAAGCGGTGCGCACCACCTTGAGCGCGGCATCGGGGAAAGGCGACTCTCCGGGCGAAGCGGCAAAAGCCGCAGGCGAACCGCTGTTTCTCGCCGCAGGAACCTGCACCCTGTGCCCCACATGTACCTACCCCGACGCCCCCTGCCGATTCCCCACCAGTGCCTTCGTTTCGCTCGAAGCAGCAGGCCTCGTTGTCTCCGAAGTATGCGAATCGGCAGGCATACCTTACTACCATGGAAAGGGCACCCTCGCTTACACGAGCTGTGTGCTCGTCTGA
- a CDS encoding corrinoid protein: protein MSIYDDISSAVQRGKKKEVAPLVQQALDEGCDPIAILNEGLVPAMSIIGDKFSAGEVFVPEMLVAARAMAAGTEILKPFLAAEGAKPVGKAVIGTVKGDMHDIGKNLVRMMIESKGFEITDLGVDVAPEQFVSFLQEHDDIDIVCCSALLTTTMPEIATTIEAIEEAGLRDRVKIMVGGAPVTQAFADEVGADAYTVDAGAAAVKAVELVQG from the coding sequence ATGTCAATCTACGACGATATCTCGAGCGCGGTTCAGCGCGGCAAGAAGAAGGAAGTCGCGCCGCTCGTGCAGCAGGCCCTCGACGAGGGATGCGACCCGATCGCGATCCTGAACGAGGGGCTCGTGCCCGCCATGTCCATCATCGGCGACAAGTTCTCCGCCGGCGAGGTGTTCGTACCCGAGATGCTCGTGGCGGCCCGCGCGATGGCCGCCGGAACCGAGATCCTGAAGCCGTTTCTGGCGGCCGAGGGCGCAAAGCCCGTGGGCAAGGCGGTCATCGGCACCGTGAAGGGCGACATGCACGACATCGGGAAGAACCTCGTGCGCATGATGATCGAATCCAAGGGCTTCGAGATCACCGACCTCGGCGTGGACGTGGCCCCCGAGCAGTTCGTGAGCTTTTTGCAGGAACACGACGACATCGACATCGTGTGCTGCTCGGCGCTCCTCACCACCACCATGCCCGAGATCGCGACGACCATCGAGGCCATCGAGGAAGCAGGGCTGCGCGACAGGGTGAAGATCATGGTCGGGGGAGCCCCCGTCACCCAGGCCTTCGCCGACGAGGTGGGGGCCGACGCCTACACCGTCGATGCGGGGGCGGCGGCTGTGAAAGCCGTCGAGCTCGTGCAGGGCTAA
- a CDS encoding uroporphyrinogen decarboxylase family protein yields the protein MDMQKWAADLIASEKKKPLPIISFPAVQLMGVSVRELIGDAALQAEAMRVVAERLDAAASVSFMDLSVEAEAFGSEIRVSDEEVPTVVGSIVDEDSDPGELSVPEVGAGRTGLYVEAIRRVAPLIADRPVLSGVIGPFSLAGRLMDVNEIMPLCYEEPELVHAVLEKTAAFTAAYAQAFKDAGADGVVIAEPMAGLLSPELVGEFSTPYVRRVVDAVQDGAFSVVYHNCGASVVRAHEQVFATGAAAYHFGNAIPMADIMPLVPADRIAMGNVDPAGQIKNGTPESVRRATLELMESCSGYPNFVPSTGCDVPPMAPWENIEAFFGAVDEFYAR from the coding sequence ATGGATATGCAGAAGTGGGCCGCCGACCTCATCGCGTCGGAAAAGAAGAAGCCCCTGCCGATCATCTCGTTTCCGGCCGTCCAGCTCATGGGCGTTTCGGTGCGCGAGCTTATCGGCGACGCGGCTTTGCAGGCCGAGGCGATGAGGGTCGTGGCCGAGCGCCTCGACGCTGCGGCCAGCGTGTCGTTCATGGACCTGTCGGTCGAAGCCGAAGCGTTCGGAAGCGAGATCCGCGTGTCCGACGAGGAGGTGCCCACGGTGGTCGGCTCCATCGTGGACGAGGATTCCGATCCGGGCGAACTTTCCGTGCCCGAGGTGGGCGCGGGCCGCACGGGGCTCTACGTCGAAGCCATCCGCCGCGTGGCCCCGCTCATCGCCGATCGCCCCGTTCTGTCGGGCGTCATCGGCCCCTTCTCGCTTGCGGGCAGGCTCATGGACGTGAACGAGATAATGCCCCTGTGCTACGAAGAGCCCGAGCTCGTGCACGCCGTGCTCGAGAAGACCGCGGCGTTCACGGCCGCCTACGCCCAGGCGTTCAAGGACGCCGGGGCCGACGGCGTGGTCATCGCGGAGCCCATGGCTGGCCTGCTTTCGCCCGAGCTCGTGGGTGAATTCTCCACGCCGTACGTGCGCCGCGTGGTCGATGCGGTCCAGGATGGGGCGTTTTCTGTGGTCTACCACAACTGCGGGGCGTCGGTCGTGAGGGCTCACGAGCAGGTTTTCGCTACCGGTGCGGCGGCGTACCACTTCGGAAACGCCATCCCAATGGCCGACATCATGCCACTCGTCCCGGCCGACCGCATCGCCATGGGCAACGTCGACCCGGCGGGCCAGATCAAGAACGGAACGCCCGAATCCGTGCGCCGGGCCACGCTCGAGCTCATGGAGTCGTGTTCGGGATACCCCAATTTCGTACCCTCGACCGGCTGCGACGTGCCGCCCATGGCCCCATGGGAGAACATCGAGGCCTTCTTCGGCGCGGTGGACGAGTTTTACGCACGTTGA
- a CDS encoding uroporphyrinogen decarboxylase family protein, with protein sequence MEMTPKENMMAIFEGKQPTQYGDFQSAVKIMFDPIWMSDSVPEDGLEHKDSWGTVCVRAIGSPGKHPHVTPENAVVKDITEWKSQLVIPSYKDLDWSSAKEQAAAVDRSQHFVEYFCAQGLFERSHFLMGMEDAFCAYLEEPEAMMEMLEAIAEYKKAVIKEAAFHLHPDVIFFQDDWGSKQNLFLPPAVWREMIKPLQADIAQTIHECDMLYVHHADCICEPIVEDMVEIGIDIWQGVIPQNDIVSIQERTGGNLAMIGGIDGPAIDDETTPDEAIVREVHRCIDTYCPAGRFFPGAPAPLLRARNGAVLNAELDRYGREWAEKHPIV encoded by the coding sequence ATGGAGATGACTCCAAAAGAAAATATGATGGCCATTTTCGAGGGAAAACAGCCGACGCAGTACGGCGATTTCCAAAGTGCCGTCAAGATTATGTTCGATCCGATTTGGATGAGCGATTCGGTGCCCGAAGATGGCCTTGAGCACAAGGATTCATGGGGGACGGTGTGCGTTCGCGCTATCGGCTCGCCGGGTAAGCATCCGCATGTGACGCCCGAGAACGCCGTGGTCAAAGACATCACGGAATGGAAAAGCCAGCTCGTCATCCCCTCGTACAAAGACCTTGACTGGAGCAGCGCGAAAGAACAGGCTGCAGCGGTCGATCGCAGCCAGCATTTCGTCGAATACTTCTGCGCCCAAGGCCTGTTTGAACGTTCCCATTTTCTCATGGGTATGGAGGATGCGTTCTGCGCCTACCTCGAAGAGCCTGAGGCGATGATGGAGATGCTTGAGGCGATCGCCGAATACAAGAAGGCCGTCATCAAAGAAGCGGCTTTCCATTTGCATCCCGACGTCATCTTCTTCCAGGACGACTGGGGAAGCAAGCAGAACCTCTTTCTGCCGCCTGCCGTGTGGCGTGAGATGATCAAGCCGCTTCAAGCCGACATCGCTCAGACCATCCATGAGTGCGACATGCTCTACGTGCACCATGCCGACTGCATCTGCGAACCCATCGTCGAGGACATGGTTGAGATCGGAATCGACATCTGGCAGGGCGTCATCCCGCAAAACGACATCGTGTCCATCCAGGAGCGCACCGGCGGAAACCTCGCCATGATCGGCGGTATCGACGGGCCTGCCATCGACGACGAGACCACGCCCGACGAGGCGATCGTACGCGAAGTGCACCGCTGCATCGATACGTACTGCCCGGCTGGCAGGTTCTTCCCCGGTGCACCGGCACCGCTTCTGCGTGCGCGCAACGGAGCTGTGCTGAATGCCGAGCTCGACCGCTACGGTCGCGAGTGGGCAGAAAAGCATCCCATCGTGTAA